The genomic region ACGAGGACGGTATCGCGGAGTTCGTCTATGCCGCAGGAGCGTCGGACGGCTCGGCTTCGGTGAACATGAGCTTCGGGGCTACCCCCACGTCTGTGGAATCGACCGAGGTCTCTGTCAAGGTCGGCGAACGCAACGAGGGCATCGGGGGGACCATCAACCCGGGCAGCGCCAACACCGTGAACCTGCAGACGGCCGACATCATCGAGGTGAACACCAGCGATAAGAAGTTCTACGCGGACCTGACGCTGGAGAACCGCGGGTCGGTCGACCGGACCATCGACGAAGTTCGCGTGAACTTCTACTCCGCGCGCCAGATCTCGAACAGCAACAACCGGGACCCACCGCTAGAGTACAGGATCGACGGGACCGGTCCAAGCGGTAGTGCAGCCAACTTCACCATCGGCGGTGACTACGCTGAGCCGGCGAGCACACTCGGAACCATCGCGAAGAACGGCGGCACCGAGACGTTCCGGTTCGAGTTCATCGGCGTGGACAACAAGGGCGACCTCGCGAACTACCAGCTCGAGGAGGGTGACTACTACATCCTCTCCATCATCTACGACGACGGTACCTCGGCGACGTACTTCGTGACGCCGCAGGTGCCCTGACCCGGCCACGAACGGCCACCGATTCGACCCCCGTTTCGAATGCTGATTCTCTCCGGAGTATTAACCACCCAGCCATCCAGCCACTACACGTGCTCACACGGTAATCCCAACCGTCGCGGCTGTTCCCAGGTGGGGCTGGTGCAGTCGACTCACAGCGGCACAGCACTTGTCATAGGTCGAGCGCTGCGGCTCACCGCGCGCTCAGATTCCACACCCGCATCGCACGTTCACGCTATCGTGATGAGCGTCGCACCGACGACGACCAGCAACGCGCCAGCGGCCAGCCCTTTCGTCACCCGTTCCAGATCCCCGAGCAACAGCGCGGTGAACACGGCCACGAACAGCGGCGCAGTCCCAACCAGCGAGGAGACGACGGCCACGTTCCCGCGGTCCAGCGCGGCGAAGAACAGGAACAGCGAGGTGGCGTTGAGGAGACCGGCGACGAGGTAGAACCCGAGCGCCCGACGGGGGATGTCGATAGCGTCCCAGCCGACACGCCCGCCGATGATGGCGACGAGCCAGAGGACGCCCCAGGTCTCGTGGAGGGCAACTGCCTCGAGTGCCGTGACGGGTGTCTCGGTCAGGCCGAAGCGCCGGACCACGTCACTGCCGCCGTAGGCGATGGCCGCGAAGATGGGGAAGACGAGTTCCCACGGCTGCCAGCCGGCGATGTCGCCACCTTTCGAGAGAGTGAGGACGACGAGCCCGACCACGAGCACGACGATGCCGGCGATGGTCAGCTCGTTCACGACCTCGCCGATGAAGAGGAAGGCGAGGCCAGCGGCGAACAGGGGTCGGGTCGAGATGCCGGCGGAGTTCACGCTCGCGCCGACGCGGTCGATGCCGACGAACGAGGACAGTCGCGCGATGGCGGTGCCGACCGTCCCCGAGACGAAGAAGATACCCAGCACGAACGGCGTGATCGGTGGCGTGTGGCTGGTCGTGACGGCGACACCACCGATGACGAGCCAGTAGCAGACCGCGTCCATCGTGGCGACGACCAGCGAGCCCTGCAGCACCGTCCCCCCGGCTGCCAGCCCGCGCTTCTGGAGTGTCATCGAAAGCGCCCAGATGGCGGCGGCCGCGATCGCCAGGGCGGGGACGAGGAGTTCTCCGGTCACTATCGGGCGAATGGGACGGGGGGTCGTGAGCCTACCGGAACCGGCGAATGCGAGTCATCCCTCCCGTTCGGCGATTCGGGAGCCCACGCTCCGCCCGTTCTCGAACGCGAGATGGACCCGTCCCTCGCCGACTACCCAGTCACCGGCGACGAACAGCCCCGCGTCCTCGGCACAGCTCGCCGTCTCCGGGTCGACCGCAGCGTCCGGGAGCGCGTACCGCCAGCCCTGCGAGTCGACCCAGTCCGGTTCGGTGAGTCGGTCGTCGTCGAGCAGGGTGGCGACGAGGGCTGCGGCTTCCGCGGCGGCCTCTTCGGTCGGGTCGTCGTAGTGCTCGACCGACCACTCGGGACTCATCTGTGCGATGAGCAGACTCTCTCCCTCGGGGACGTGCCCCGGCTTGCACTCCTCGCGCGAGAGCCAGCCGACCGGGTGCTCGCGGTCCGGGTTGACGAGCGCGTACCACGGCCGGTCGAGTTCGAACGGGTAGTGCAGGACGAGCGTCCGGATGGTCCGGTACGGAACCGACTCGACCGCCTCGTGAAGCCGCGAGAGACGGCCGTCGGCCCAGTCGGTGGCTGCGAGCAGGTCGGCGGTCTGCGGTGCCGGCGGGGTGAGCACGAGGACGTCGAACGGGCCGTAGGACTCACCGTCGGTGTCGGTGAGGGTCCACGCGTCGTCCTCGTTCGCAATCTGCTCGATTCGAGTCGCCTTGTGGACCGATGCGCCCGCCCGCTCTCGGACGCGCTTGGCGAACTGGGTGATTCCTTCCACATAGGTCCACTTGTGCGACTCGTCGTCGCGGCCCTCGGCGATGGTCCCCTCGGCGTCGTGGGTCCACACCGGCTGCTCGATGTCGGCGAGGCCCTCCGCCCCGAGCTCATCGAGCAGTTCGTCAACCCAGGCGTCCTCACCGGGCTTGAGGTAGTTCGCGCCGTGGTCGTAGCGACAGCCGTGCTTGCGGCGGGTCGCGGCCCGGCCGGAGATGCCTCTCCCCTTGTCGAACAGCGTGACCTCGGTGTCCGTCCCACGGAGCGCGTCCGCGACGCCGACGCCTGCAGCGCCAGCGCCGACGACGGCGACCGTTCGTGTCATACCCTGAAGTCGGGCTTCCACGGGAAAAACCGCCGCGCTCCCCGAGCGGCTTACCGGGAGGTGACCGCATCACCCGACCCGGAACGAACGTTATCCGGCTCGGGGGCCTTTCCTGAGACAGATGAGCGAGATCGAGCCGGTCCTGGCGAGCGTCGTGGCCATCTTCGCCATCGCGTTGCTCGTCAAGCTCCTCGCCGACTGGCGCCCTGAATTCTCCTACGCCAGCGTGCTCGTCGCCGTCGGGGTGCTCGTCTCCGTGCTCGGTCTGGAGTTCGACCTCGTACTCTCCGCAGACCTCATCCTCGCCGTGTTGCTCCCGACCATCGTCTTCGAAGGGACGACCAGTATCGACGTGCGCGAACTCCGCCACAACGCGGTTCTCATCCTCGTTCTGACCCTCGTCGGGCTCCCGGTGGCGGTCCTCACACTCGGGCTGCTCGGGACGGTCGCGTTCGGCTTCCCGCTCATCGTCGCGCTGGTCTTCGCGTCGGTCGTCCTCCCGACGGACCCGGCCGCGGTGCTCTCGGTGTTCGAGCAGTTCGACGTGGGGAAGCGACTCTCGGTCACGATCGAGGGTGAGAGCCTGCTGAACGACGGGGTCGCCATCGTCATCTTCTCCACGCTGGTCGCCGCGTTCCGGCAGGCCGAGAGTGCCAGCGACGCGGTCGCGTCGCTCACGACGTCTGGGCAGGTGGTGTCGTTCGTCCTCAGCATCGCGATCGTCGGCGGCGGTGGCCTGCTCGTCGGCGTGGTCGTCGGCTACCTCGCACACCTGTGCGCTCGTCGGCTTCGGGACCGGCTGGCGGTGATGCTCCTCACGGTCGTCGTGGCATACGGGAGCTTCCTGCTCGCAGAGTGGGGTCTGGGCCTGTCCGGCGTGCTGGCGACCGTCGGGGCGGGTCTGGCGATGGGAGCCCACGAACTGACCCACGAGCACATGTCCGCGCCAGAGTCGTTCGTCCAGCGGGTGTGGAACGTCGCCGCCTTCCTGGTGAGCACGGTGCTGTACGTGCTCATCGGGGCCACCGTCGACGTGGCCCACTTCGTCGAGTACGGCGGATTCGTCCTGCTGGCCGCAGTGCTCGTCGTACTGGTCCGAGCCCTGACCATCTACCCGCTCGTGACACTGACGAACCAGGTGCTGCCCGACCCGCTTCCGGTCGCCTGCCAGCACATCGTGGTGTGGGGCGGCCTGCACACCGTTGTCCCGGTCGGGCTGGCCCTGGCGCTTCCCACGGGGCTTCCGTACCGCGAGGTCGTCCAGACGATGGTGTTCGGCGTGGCCATCATCAGCGTGGTCGCCCAGGGGTTGTTGATGCCGACGGTGCTTCGGCTCACCGGGCACGGCGATGGCCAGTTCGGGAATACGGCGGAGTGAGCAGCTACTCGATGGTGGCGAACAGGCGACACGGGCGAGGAGAAGAACGGAGACGGGCGTGTCGCACAACCGCGGCACCGTCCCCGGCGATGGTCAGACCATGCCGGGGGTGGCCGCGGCTTCGTATTTGAAGTCTCAGCTGGTGGTGACGAGTTCGACGACCTCGCGGTGGTCGAGCTCGGTGTCGCCGCCGATCTGGCGCTTGGTCCGGCAGTTCAGGCCGTGGAGGAGGCCGTCGCCGATGTCGGAGTGGAGGTGGTACGCGAAGTCGGAGGTGGTCGAGCCTTCGGGGAGGAGGAAGCAGTCACGCATGACGCGGCCCTGCTCGTCGCCCATGGCCTCCGCACCGCCGGGGAAGACGGCGATGACGCCGAGTTCGTCGAACAGCGCGGTCTCGATGGCCTGCTGGACGCCGGTGCCGCCGTACTCGGTGACGAACTCGCGAATCTGTTCGAGGCCCTGCTCCTGTTCTTCGGACACGTCGGCGACGATGTCGAAGTCCTCGTCACCGGCGTGGTAGTCGACGATGTCCTGCTCGGCGGCGTTCTTGAGCGCCTTCTCGGCGTGGGCGCTGGCCGCGACGAACGTGAGGTGCTCGTAGTCCGGGTCCGTGGTGATCTCCTCCCAGTTCGCCTGGGCGGCGGGCGTGTCCATCTTGTTCGCCGCGATGACCATCGGCTTGGTGTACTTGCGAATCTCGCGGGCGAGGTCCTCGCGGTCCTGCGCGTCCCACTCCTCGGGCTCGAAGCCGAGGTCGAGTCGGAGGATGAGCTTCTTGACCTCGTCCTTGTTGATGCCGAACGCGGACATCTGCTCGGCGAGTTCGACCTCGATGGCGAGTTCGTCCTGGCCCTGGTAGCGGTTCTGGAACTTCTCGATACCCTTGTCGAGGATGCCGACGTACCACTGGTCGAGTTCGTTCTCGAGGAAGTCGATGTCCTCGCGGGGGTCGTGCCCCTCGGTGTTCTCGCCCTCGATGTCGGTGGTGCCGGAGAAGTCGACGACGTGGACGAGGACGTCGGCCTCGTTCAGGTCGGTGAGGAACTGGTTCCCGAGGCCGCGGCCCTCGTGTGCGCCGGGGACCAGCCCGGCCACGTCGACGAGTTTCGTCGGGACGTAACGTGTCCCCTGCTGGCAGTAGCCGGTATCGGGTGTGCAGGACTCGTCGAACTCCGGGGCCGCACAGTCGACGCGGACGTACGCCTCGCCGACCGAGGGGTCGATGGTCGTGAACGGGTACGCACCCTCGGGCACGTCGTTCATCGTCGCCGCATTGAAGAAGGTGGACTTGCCCACCGAGGGCTTGCCCACGAGACCGATCTTGTAGCTCATTGGAATCGTCAAGCCGGTCGGGCAGTATAAGGCTTGAAATCCGTTTCTGCAGTGGTATGCGGCCCCATACCGTACGATGTCCAGTCCGGGTACAGACGCCAGCCGCTCAGGCTGGCGGCGGCCGGCGAACGTCCGACCCGGGCGCGACGAACCGGACCGGGAACGACTCGACGCCGTAGATGAAGGCGCTTCGGACCGGCGTGAGCCCGTCGGCGGTGGCCACAGCCTCGATGTCGTCGACGCTGTCGAGGAGTGCCGAGAGTGCGAGACGGGTCTCCAACCGGGCCAGCGGCGCGCCCAGGCAGTAGTGGATGCCACGCCCGAACGCGAGGTGCTGGTTCGGCGTCCGGTCGACGACGAACTCCTCGGGGCGCTCGAATGCGTCGGGGTCGCGGTTCGCCGACCCGACCCAGAGGACGACCACGTCACCCTGCCGGATGGTCTGGCCGCCGAGCGTCGTGTCCGTCGTGGCGACCCGCCCGAGGGCCTGGACGGGCGAGCGGTAGCGAAGGACCTCCTCGACGGCCTTGGTCAGCAGAGTCGGCTCGGACTGGAGCCGTTCCAGGGTCTCCGGGTGCTCCGTGAGCGTCCAGACCGCGTTGGTGAGGAGGTTGGTCGTCGTGATGTTCCCGGCGACCAGCAGGAGCACGCAGAACCCGCGCATCTCCTCGGCCGACAGGGGTCGGTGCTCGATCTCGGCGGTGACGACCTTCGAGATGAGGTCGTCGCCGGGGTCGCGCTTGCGCTGGTCGATGAGGTCGTCGAAGTACTCGCGGAGTTCGTCGAGCGTCTGCTGGCGGCGGTCCTCGACCTCGCGGGCGGCAGCCTCGCTCCGCTCGGTCGGTGTCTCGACCAGCGAATCGGACCAGCGCTTGAACGTCTCGCGGTCCTCACTGGGGATGCCCAGCAGCTCGGCGATGACGATGACCGGGAGCGGGTACGCGAGGTCGGCGACCACGTCCATCTCGCCGTCGGCGAGCACGTCGTCGAGGCAGTCTTCGGCTATCTCCTCGATGCGGGGCGCGAGGTCGGCGACGGCCCGCGGCCGGAAGTGTTCCTCGACGACTCCCCGGAGGTGCTCGTGCTTCGGTGGGTCGCTGCCGAGCATGGTCTCCATCTCGACGCCCTCGCTGGCCCGCCGGAACGCCTCGTTGCTCGCGTTCCGTGGGTCCGACGAGAAGGTCTCGGGGTCAGAGAGCACGGCGGAGAC from Haloarchaeobius sp. HME9146 harbors:
- a CDS encoding DMT family transporter, whose translation is MTGELLVPALAIAAAAIWALSMTLQKRGLAAGGTVLQGSLVVATMDAVCYWLVIGGVAVTTSHTPPITPFVLGIFFVSGTVGTAIARLSSFVGIDRVGASVNSAGISTRPLFAAGLAFLFIGEVVNELTIAGIVVLVVGLVVLTLSKGGDIAGWQPWELVFPIFAAIAYGGSDVVRRFGLTETPVTALEAVALHETWGVLWLVAIIGGRVGWDAIDIPRRALGFYLVAGLLNATSLFLFFAALDRGNVAVVSSLVGTAPLFVAVFTALLLGDLERVTKGLAAGALLVVVGATLITIA
- a CDS encoding NAD(P)/FAD-dependent oxidoreductase; this encodes MTRTVAVVGAGAAGVGVADALRGTDTEVTLFDKGRGISGRAATRRKHGCRYDHGANYLKPGEDAWVDELLDELGAEGLADIEQPVWTHDAEGTIAEGRDDESHKWTYVEGITQFAKRVRERAGASVHKATRIEQIANEDDAWTLTDTDGESYGPFDVLVLTPPAPQTADLLAATDWADGRLSRLHEAVESVPYRTIRTLVLHYPFELDRPWYALVNPDREHPVGWLSREECKPGHVPEGESLLIAQMSPEWSVEHYDDPTEEAAAEAAALVATLLDDDRLTEPDWVDSQGWRYALPDAAVDPETASCAEDAGLFVAGDWVVGEGRVHLAFENGRSVGSRIAEREG
- a CDS encoding sodium:proton antiporter encodes the protein MSEIEPVLASVVAIFAIALLVKLLADWRPEFSYASVLVAVGVLVSVLGLEFDLVLSADLILAVLLPTIVFEGTTSIDVRELRHNAVLILVLTLVGLPVAVLTLGLLGTVAFGFPLIVALVFASVVLPTDPAAVLSVFEQFDVGKRLSVTIEGESLLNDGVAIVIFSTLVAAFRQAESASDAVASLTTSGQVVSFVLSIAIVGGGGLLVGVVVGYLAHLCARRLRDRLAVMLLTVVVAYGSFLLAEWGLGLSGVLATVGAGLAMGAHELTHEHMSAPESFVQRVWNVAAFLVSTVLYVLIGATVDVAHFVEYGGFVLLAAVLVVLVRALTIYPLVTLTNQVLPDPLPVACQHIVVWGGLHTVVPVGLALALPTGLPYREVVQTMVFGVAIISVVAQGLLMPTVLRLTGHGDGQFGNTAE
- a CDS encoding redox-regulated ATPase YchF, with translation MSYKIGLVGKPSVGKSTFFNAATMNDVPEGAYPFTTIDPSVGEAYVRVDCAAPEFDESCTPDTGYCQQGTRYVPTKLVDVAGLVPGAHEGRGLGNQFLTDLNEADVLVHVVDFSGTTDIEGENTEGHDPREDIDFLENELDQWYVGILDKGIEKFQNRYQGQDELAIEVELAEQMSAFGINKDEVKKLILRLDLGFEPEEWDAQDREDLAREIRKYTKPMVIAANKMDTPAAQANWEEITTDPDYEHLTFVAASAHAEKALKNAAEQDIVDYHAGDEDFDIVADVSEEQEQGLEQIREFVTEYGGTGVQQAIETALFDELGVIAVFPGGAEAMGDEQGRVMRDCFLLPEGSTTSDFAYHLHSDIGDGLLHGLNCRTKRQIGGDTELDHREVVELVTTS
- a CDS encoding cytochrome P450, translated to MAERDPHTPPERPSNARPPGVLSVPEALSTPESWLDPFGWYAEMRETEPVHWDADRECWDVFRHADVSAVLSDPETFSSDPRNASNEAFRRASEGVEMETMLGSDPPKHEHLRGVVEEHFRPRAVADLAPRIEEIAEDCLDDVLADGEMDVVADLAYPLPVIVIAELLGIPSEDRETFKRWSDSLVETPTERSEAAAREVEDRRQQTLDELREYFDDLIDQRKRDPGDDLISKVVTAEIEHRPLSAEEMRGFCVLLLVAGNITTTNLLTNAVWTLTEHPETLERLQSEPTLLTKAVEEVLRYRSPVQALGRVATTDTTLGGQTIRQGDVVVLWVGSANRDPDAFERPEEFVVDRTPNQHLAFGRGIHYCLGAPLARLETRLALSALLDSVDDIEAVATADGLTPVRSAFIYGVESFPVRFVAPGSDVRRPPPA